The Sagittula stellata E-37 sequence ATGGTTGGCCATCCGCTACCTTGGTTGCCCTGCCACCCCCTATCACCGACATGCCGCCCGTATCCACTTCACCGCGATGATTACGCGGATCGAAGAACCCGGCTGCAAATACGACTTCATGCCCATCCTCCAGGGCGAGCAAGGCAAGAGAAAGTCCACGTTCATCCGAATGATGGGGATGGGGTTCACCGGTGAACTCGATTTCAACTATCACGACAAGAAGGGGATGATTGAGTCGTGCCTGGGCCGGTGGGTGATGGAGTTCCCCGAACTGGTGGGCTTCAACAAGGCCGAGTCGGAACACATGAAGCGTTTCGCAACGGCGGTCGAGGACGACTACCGCGTGCCCTATGAGTAGTTCCAATCTCGCATTCGGCGGACCTTCGTCTTCATGGGGTCCACCAATGACGAAAGCTACCTGCGCGATCCCACCGGCAACCGGGGCTATTGGCCTTTGAAGCTGAACATCGAAGGGGCGATTGACACCGACGCCTTCAAGGTCGAGTTGCCGCAGATCATGGGGGAAGCCTACGCCTGTTACGTTGCTATGCGTGAGGCCAAGCCCACGGGCGATCTGCCGCTCTACCTGGTGGACCCGGAAGCCCAGCGAGAGGCCACGGCCTTGCAAGAGGGTGCCCGCGTCGAGACCCCGGCTTCGATCCTGTCGGAACAGTTGGGCGCATGGCTGGATGCCCCCGTTGGGGAAGACTTCGATGACCTCGACGGCACAGAGCCGCGCTATCGGGATCGCATCTGCACACAGCTGATTTGGACGGATTTCATGTCGCAGGACGGGCGCAAGACGATCCCGCATCAAGAAGTCCAGTCGATCAACAACGCTATGAAGATGGCGCGGGGCTGGGAGGCGAAGTCGTCCATCAGGTTCGAAAACATGGGTGTGAGGCGCGGTTGGGTGCGAAGCGAAGCCTTTGCACCGATGCCCAGCCGTTCACCTAAGAGGCGGCAGCTGCGAGATCCCGAACCCGAACCCCTCGACCTTCTGTAGTAAGAACGGACCACCCGCGGAGGTGGCCCTTTGCATCTTGTGGTGCCGGTGGGTGCTGTCAGGGCTCGGAGCTTGACGACCGCTTCTAGCCCTCCCACGGCAACGGGGTAAACCGAAGCATCGGTTACTCGGGGCGGAAGCGTCGATCAACACGAAGGGCGGAGAGCTGCCATTCGCTGTCAGTGCGAAAACATCGTATGACCATATGAAAGCTGACATCGATTATCGAAGTGTTTGGAACACTTACACTCAGGTTGGCTTGGCCGGAGGTGGACAAAGCCGCCTTTTCTTCTTGTGCTGCTCACGCTACACACTCTTCGAACGATAACTCAAACCAATCTCCATTCGAATGTTCCGCATTGGTTCGAATTGTGGTATCGGTTGTTTAGATACCCGTTTTTGAAAGGTACTAAATGTCGACTCGGCTCTTTGTTAGCCACTCGTGGTCATACAGCGAACGCTACAATGCGATGGTGAACCTGCTCAACAATTGCCCCTATTTCAATTTTACGAATTATTCGGTTCCAGAAACGAAGGCATTTGGGCTGATGGCCCAGTACAAGATGAAGGACGAGTTGCAGGACCAAATTTGGCCTGTCAACTGCGTAATAATCATTGGTGGCATGTGGGCCAACCACAGCGATTGGATTAAGTTCAAGATGGACTTCGCCAAGAGCATCAACAAACCGGTCCTCGGCGTCCGCCCACGTGGTGCGCAAGTTATGCCGGTTGCGGTCACGCTGGCGTCGAATCTGGTAGTGAGTTGGAACTCAGACTCGATCGTCGCAGGCATTAGGCAAATCACTTGACCAAACCCGACCTCGAATACCCGGCGCTATACGACAGCGCAAACAACGGTGCTATTAGAGCCCAGAGCCGCTTCCTGCGTACGGTCAGGCTTGAATACTCTCTATTGTTCTGCGTCAGTGTTGCGAGCGCGACTCGTGGCATATCTGGGATAAATCCCTTACTTATAACACTTTTACTTGTGGTGCTAGCCGGCCTTTTCGTCTTCAAAATCTTCAAGCGTCTTGATCAAGATTGGTACCGCTGCCGCGCCCTTGCAGAATCCGTCAAGACATCGACATGGCGGTTTTCTATGCGTGCACATCCCTTTGAGGATACAAGCAGTATTGAAGTACCGAAGACAAACTTCAGAAACCTACTAAAAGATATCCTGCAAACCAACAGACACATCGCAGCCAACCTCGAAACGTCCGTTACCGAACAGGTCACAGGATCGATGATTGAGATCAGAAAATTACCGCTCAATCAGCGGATGGACTACTACGTCAGAAACAGAATTGACAATCAGCAGGCTTGGTACTCAAAGAAATCGACAGCAAGCAAGGCGGCTCTCTCATTTTGGGTCGTGGCCACCATTGTACTGTATATAATTGCTGCGATTGCGCTAAACGCAGAGCAACTAGGTCTGCCGTCGGCAACGCTCGCATTTGATCCGCTGATTGTCATTGTGACCTCAGCTCTCGGTTGGCTACAGATGAAGCGCCACGGCGAGTTGATGGCCAGTTATAACCTTACCGCCCATGAGATCGGAATCCTTCTCGGCGATTTGGAAGCAGTCAAGACAGAGGATGAGTTCTCTGACTTAATTAATGAAGCGGAGCTGGCATTTTCGCGGGAGCATACGCAGTGGGTCGCTAGGCGCGATGCAAATTGAAACAACGTTAGCAACGCAAGAAACCGTTCCATGCAGGAACACCGGTAGATCACTCTACTCTAGTATATCTTTCCAACTTGACACTAAACTGCACGTCAATATCTGAGAAATATCCCAATTTATTGGCACTATTTTGACAATACTTTTGACAGCCAGCTGCCTAAAGCCTGTTTGTAAACATCCGAATGCACACGATTGAAAACAGAAAGAGGCTTGTTGTCGATTTCATACCATGCTTCGCCACCAGCGCTCCACGGCATCAGTATCACTCTGTTTAGATCGAAGTCTTCCGAGAAGATATTTCCCGACCTTTCAATAATGTCCGATACTATTTGTACAATCTCACGCGACTTTTCACGCATTGGAGGAAAGATCGCGCAGGACTTTTCTTCCTTGTTCTTAGCATATACCTCAAAGAACTCCCACTTGAGGCCTGGTGACATCAAGGTGCCAGGAGGTAGCACAAACAGAATTGCTTCCGCAGTGTTTATTAATCTCGTCACGTCTTTCTTCCAATCGATGTCCGTCGTAACATAGGTCGGACCAGGTACTAGTTCGTCCTTTTGGGGAGCGACGACAGAAAGCACGTCAACGTCTTCGTAGGTTTTTGTCTGGTTTCGAACTAGTTGCTCAATGGTTGATGCTTCTACAACTGGAAAGAGCAGCTTATGCCAAAAACCTCGTCTTTCCGGCAAAATTAGAAAGCCATCACAGTCAAATGGACGAAGTACCAAAACGACTCGTCGCCGCTTAAACCGATTTGCCTGCAAATATTCAGAAACTGACTGTGTTTCAACTTCAGTACGACGCTTGTGCTGCTCAAAAACGGTGACAACACCCACGAGCAGTGAGAATAGGGCTGTTGCGGCAATAATACCAAAAAACACCAGCTTGCCTTGTAAGACTTCTGATAGTGGAAGTTGGACTTCATATGTGCCGTCAGACATAGACGTTATTGGGCCGTGTTCTGATAGCCATGGAACAAACACTTTCCCACCTAGAAGAAGGATTAAAAAAACCACAACGACAAATAGCCTGATGCCAAATGGTATTAGATTTAGAGTCATGAAAGATCTCATCAAACGTCTATTTCGGCTCTGCAAGAAATTCGCTCCATCGGATACTGGTATTGAGTTTATCAGATTTTAGTTCAAGGAACCCAAGTAGGTCTTCGTTCACTTCCCTGTTAGGAAATTCTTTCCTTGATTTTGGATCAGGCTTGAGCAGGCATTTTGCCATATGGGTCAACCCAGAGTGAGCTATGCCCGAAAGTTGGTGACGGCGTGATCAGGCGGCGTTTTGAAGTTGCTTGATCCCGTCCTTGAATTCAATCCCTTCGATGATTTCAGGCATGCGGTTAGCACCATCGAGTTTACGCCATTTTTTCTGGGCTGACATCATTAGCTTGAAGGCCATGGCGAGCCCGGTTTGGCGGCTGAGGCAGCCCTTGGTTTTGCCGGTGCGATGCCGCACCGTGGCGAAGGTGCTTTCGATGGGATTGGTTGTGCGGATGTGCTTCCAATGTTCAGTGGGGAAGTCATAGAACGCCAGGAGCACGTTGCGGTCTTTGGTCAATTTGGCGACGGCCTTGTCGTATTTCACACCGTAGGATGCCACGAAGAAATCAAAAGCGGCCTCGGCATCCACACGCGTCTCGGCTTGCTAGATATCATGTGTGAGCGTGCATCAAAAGTCTGCTTGCTGCCCTCCTCATCGAACGCCCCATCCGCTTAATCCACGATTTGCGCTGGCAGCGAATGGCTAAAAAGTCCGCACACCGACGATAAAGCCGTCAAAATGCTGCGCTCTGCACGAATGGCAGCAATGACGGCTGCACCGCAGCATCTTGAGTAGGTTTTGGAGGTCGGCTGTGGGCCGTTCAGCGACGACTTGGCTGGCCGACGAGGCGGTGGGGCTCGCGGCACCGCCGCATGTCTGCTCCGAGCCCTTTCTTCGTCTCGAGAGGCAAAGCTTGAACGTTGAGCGCTTCAATCAGAAAGCGTGAACAGGTCTTCGACCGAAACGCCCAGACATCTCGCTAAACGCAGGGCCAAGGTCGTCGATGGCACGAACACGCCGTTCTCTACCGTGTTGATTGTCTTGCGGCTCACCTCGACCATGTTTGCCAGCTCCATTTGGGTAAGTCCGGCCTTCAGTCGATGGACCTTCAAATGGACGATGAGCTGATCCGTGGATCTCATTTGCGCAACACTGCGACAGCCATCCAGGCCGAGGGGGCGCAGATCAGCAGGACACCCAGCGTGAGGAATGCGCCGTCCAAGTTCACCGTAGAGTATTGTGTGGAAAAGAAAAACACCCAGAAGGAAAGGACAGCGCACCAGTATCCGAACTGGTAAGCGCCGCGGTGTGACGCAACGGCCATCTCGTCCCAGGTGGGGCGGATGCTGCGCGGGAAGAACACGGAAACCAGGAACTGCGCGACGCCGCCAAGAACGGCAAGACCTCCGAGCCAAACAACAAGTTCGGCGGTGACGGTTTGCGTGACCGCATAGACACCGAGCAGTCCGACACCAAAAGCGGTGACCATGAGATTAGCGGCAAGGCGCGTGATGGCGAGCGGGTTCATGTTCATCTCCCTGTGTAACCTATGGGTTACATAGGGCGACCCCCTGTGTAACGTCAAGGTTGCTTCAGAGGAGATTTCGAAGGCCCCAAAGTCCCGCACTGCTGACCTTGGACTGCCAGACCATGCTGCACCAGGTCATGGACGACCGCTTCGGGGAAGCTGCCCTGCGGCGAGGCCCAGCCTGGCGAAGGTCGGCTCTGGGCCGCGAGCGACGGCCGCTGGTGCAAGCCCGGCGTCCGCCTCCGCTGCAACGCCGCATGTCCGCTTGGAGCCCTTCCACGACATCCGTGGCGAGGTTCCGGCACCGACCAGCGGTCCCGAAACCCCTTCGCTTTATATCGTGAGGCCGCAGGCCTTCCGGATGGCGACCTGGACTGGCGACGGTGCAAGCTTCGGATCGAATTCCATGCTGGGCACCAGCGGCGGGTGAGCCATGAAGCGCGGGTCGGTCCCATGATGCGGCTGCGCCGCATGGACCACAAAGGGATGGCACAGGTAGACCGTCCCCGCCGCTCCGGTGGCGAGAGCGACCTCACACTCTTGCGTGGAAGCATAGCCCCCGGTCGAAAGCTGCCTGAGCGTGGCACCGGCCTTGCCATGGGGCAGAAGCTCACGGGCGATTGTGGCGTGCGAGCCCTTCCGTATCCGGGTGGGGGCATCGTCAGGCCCGACATCCGAGAACAGGAAGAGCATCAGCAGCGCCCTTCCGCTGCTCATGACGTTCGCCCGCCATTCCATGAAGTCGGGGTTCCCGGTCCCGAAGCTCATGTCCACATGCCAGCCATCGTCCCCGGCGCTTTCCTGTGACGGAAAGCGGATCGGGAATGTCCCGAGCCCCTGTGGGACCAGCCACCGGCCTTCGCCGACGAGAGTATCATAGGCGGCATGCAGGCGAGGCGTATTGGTGGCAGCCACGAAAGGTGGCGATGATTTCCAGCCAATACGAACGACCGGCTCCGTCCACTTTTCACGCCGGTCCGGGGAGAGGCCCATATCGGCCCACAACTCGTTCCGACACACCTCGGCAAGATCGCGGCTGAAGGCATCTTCTACCTTCACGAAGCCGTCGTTGATGAAGTTTTCGACCTGATCCGCAGTCAGGCCGGTCATTCGGGGAAGGGACATTTCACGTCCTCCTTATCGGCTGTCGCAGTGCGCAGCCGTCACGATTCAAAAAGCGCAGAAGCGCCAGCGACGAGGGTCGCTCAGAATCGCGGGAAGAAGGTGGACGTACACATCATGGCTACTGGATATTTCTGCTACTCGGATAGGTCAAGGTCGGCCTTCCGGATACCACCGCGAGACCACGACCGGCGGGCACCTGTATGGCCGAACCAAGCGTCCGCTTAGTCCGCACTGCGGACCTTTGCTGCCGGAAAACGCTGCGCGATGCACGAATGGCTGCTTCGGTGACGGTGCATTGCGGCATCGACGGTCGCTTCGAACGGCAGGTCTGGGCCGGGAGCGTCGGCGGCGTTCTCATCTACACGAGCGGGCGGCTTCCCGACCTTCTCTGCGGGCGCGAGGCCTGAGCCGGCTCCATGCAGAAGCGGACTTCCAGACTGGATACCATACCGGAGCTTGACCGATCGACATTGAGGGAGGGAGGAGACATCCACCGAGCGCACGACGAATATACAGCTTGGGATCACGCTGTCTGTCCGTTTCCGAAGAGCGAAGCCGATAAAGCAGACAACCAGTATCGGTTCGACCCTCCCCTGGCGGACCGTGCGGGATACCATTCGACACGACACCTGTGCCATAGCCCGATCGACCTAAGTTTGAGCGAAACTTGCAATCTTCCGAAAACCGTCTTCGCACGGCCCACTCAGCCGTTCTTCAGGATGTTGCAGGCCCCACGCCTTCTGACAGCAGGGTCTCGGCGACATCCATCGCCTCTTTGCGAGTCACTGCAATCCTCAACGGAAAACCCCAGAATTTGGAAAAGACCGCGCCGAAAGCCTTAAAGGCCAGTCGCTTGGCAGCACTCGGCTCAATCACAATCATCGCCAGCACAAGCGTCCGCAGTTCCGCCTTGTGCTTCTTCATCCACAGCGCGGTGCGCTTCCTTTCTTCCTGGCTGTGGTCGTGGCCTTCGTCTTCGGTCGGAGCGTTATCGCTCAAGATCACGAAGGGCGCGCGGCGCTTAAAGCACGCTTCGAGTGCCGCGAAGTCCTCGTCGTGGTCGTGATCGGGCGCTTCGTCATAGCTCATCCAGACAAGCGGAAAATTCTTGATATCCAAGGGCATGTGCCGTCTCCTAGCGAGAATGGATGGTTTCAGATCGAGCGAATGTGTCGCCACGTAAAGATAAGCGCGACCACGCCCGGCAGCGTGACAGCCAGCAGTTCCAGACCCACGAGATGGCCGCCATCGCGCAAGCCATCGAAGACGCCAGCGAGCGTGCTCATGACGAACAGCAGACCACCGAGTATGAGCATCGCCCAGTCGGTCGCGCGCCGCGCGGCCAGCGCCAGCAAGGGCGGGACGACCCAGGCGCCATAGAAAATCGACACGCCCCACAAGGCGGCGGGATCGAACGTCATGGCCTGCATCGTTCCGCCGCTGCCGACATAGGCGTTCAGATAGGAAAAGCACTGGATCGTGACAAAGAGTGCGGCACCAACTGCAGGGATGAGCCATGCGAGCGCGAGCTTGACCGGGGCATTGTCGATCACGTGGAAACTCCTGTGCCTATGTGCCGGGCAGCTCTGGCTCTCCAGCAAGGGAGCGCAATCACAAGATCCGCCAGCCGCCTCTGCCCCACAGCAGTACGCCAGCCGGCATATGGCGTCATTGCGCAACCCTGCCACGATATGTTTCAATCCGGCCTGATCTGAGAATGCCGAGGTCTGAGATGTATCTGGACGTCCGTCGCGACTGGCTCGCCTATGTCGACGAGATCCCGCGTGCGCTGGTGGCAGCCAACGCGGTCGCCACCCTTGACGCCCTGGAGCAATCGCCCCGGCACCACCATCAGAAGGCGCAACTGCTCTTCACGGTGCGTGGTGTCGTCAATTGCGAGGTCGACGGCGCAGTCTGGATCGTACCGCCGCAATGCGCCGTGTGGATTCCCGGCGGGCTGCCGCATTCCGTTTTCGGCTCGGGCGAGGTGGAGTGCCTCTCGCTCTTCATTGATCCTCCCGACTCCGCGAACCTGCCGAAAGACTGCTGCACGATCACGGTGTCGCGTTTTTTCCGCGAATTGCTGCTGCGGGCGAACGCTCTGCCAGACCTCTACGACGTCGACGGTCCGGATGGCCGGATCGTGTCCGTTCTCTTCGATGAGCTGGCTGCGGCACCGGTCGAGGATCTCTGCCTGCCCATCCCCGGCGATCCGCGCCTGAAGAAGCTCACCGACCTGTTGATCGCGGCGCCTGCGGATCACGCGAGCGTCGCGGAGTGGGCCTCCCGCGTCGCGCTCAGCGAGCGCAGCCTGAGCCGTCTTTTGGCCGACGAGGTGGGCATGAGTTTCGGCCGCTGGCGCCGACAGTTGCATATCGTGCTTGCCTTGCGGCGGCTGAGCGCTGGTCAGTCGGTTCAGGCCGTCGCCATCGATCTCGGCTACGAAAGCGCCAGCAGTTTCGTGACCATGTTTCGAAAGATGGTCGGCAAGCCTCCAGGCCGCTATCTGCTCGAGCGGAACCGTTTACGATAGGGAAGAGCGATAAGAGCTACCGAGTGTCGTCCACAATCGCCGCTCAGCGAATGCTCCGGCGGGGCGTTCGCCCCGACACGCGACGTGTTCACTGTCAAAACCTCTTTGTGACACCAAGCAGGTCTCAGTGCTCGCCTTCGCAAGCCTGATGATCGGCCAGGGCGTGCAGCACCCGGCAGGGTTGCCCATCGGACTGACCGTCGCAGGTCTTCACGACGCGCACCAATTCAGCCTCCAGCCGCCGCAACCGCGCGATCCGATCCCGGACTTCGATAATCCGATCCTTCGCGATGCGGTGCGCGTCTCCATGGGCAGCCTGGGGCACCTCCTGCAACGCGATCAGTTCGGCGATGGCGTCGAGGTCGAAGCCCAGCTGCCGGGCATGAGCGATAAAGGACAGCCGGTCAAGCTCGGCATCGCCATAGCGGCGTTGCCCCCCGGCCCGTGCGACCGGGATCGGGCAGAAGACCGCGCCCCTCGTAGTAGCGGATCGTCGTTACCTTCACGCCCGTACGCTGCGACAACGCGCCGATGGAATGCCCCTGCATCGCGATTACCCCTTGAAGCTACAGCCACTGTAGATCGTATCTACCATGGGGACGAAACGAATCAAGAGCACTGCCATGACCGACCGATACCCCCGCCGCACCGAATTTCCGGACGTCGACGCCCCCGCGATCCGCCACTGTTTGAATGACCGCATCGCCGACGCCCGGCATGAGCGCGTGCCCCCCGTCCCCGGCGATGGGCGCGCCACACCCCCGGCAAAAACGGATCTTTGGCCGGAGGCGATCTGATGGGACACAAACACACGCACGATCACGACCATGGACAAGGTCACGACCATGCACACGGACATGCGGGCCATTCGCACGGCCCGACCCTCTCGGCCAATGACTCTCCCGAGGCGCGCCGTTCAAAAGAGCGCGCCATCCTCACCGCCGCGGTCCTGACGGGCGGCTTCATGGGGGCCGAGGTCATCGGCGGACTCATCTCCGGATCGCTCGCACTGCTGGCCGATGCGGGCCACATGTTGACCGACTTCGCCTCGCTCCTGCTGGCCTGGTTCGCCTTCCGGCTGGCGCGGCGACCGGCGGATTGGAAGCGGACCTACGGCTTCGACCGCTTCTCGGTGCTGGCCGCTTTCGTGAACGGGGTCACGCTGTTCGCCATCGCGGGGTGGATCGTCGTCGAGGCCATCCAACGCCTGCGCGATCCGCATGAGGTGCTGGGCGGGCTGATGCTCTGGGTCGCCGTGGGAGGGCTCGTGGTGAACATCCTGGCCTTCTGGGTGCTCAGCCGCGCGGAGGGCGACAACCTCAACGTCCGTGCCGCCGCCCTGCACGTCATGGGAGATCTGCTCGGCTCGGTTGCGGCGATTGCGGCCTCGCTCGTCATCATCTGGACAGGCTGGACCCCCATCGACCCGATCCTGTCGGTGCTGGTTGCTCTCCTCATCCTGCGCTCGGCGTGGTCCGTGGTGCGCGAGAGCGGCCACATCCTGCTCGAAGGCGCGCCGGCGGGCTTCGACGCCCGCGCCGTCGCGACCGACCTCGAAGCCACGCTGCCCGGAGTGGCCCGCGCCTATCACGTCCACGCCTGGTCGATCACTCAGGAGCGGCCCATGGCCACGCTGGAGATCGAGCTCGCGCCGGGCGCGGTGGCGGACGACGTGCGCCGCGCCGTGAAAGGCCGCGTGCGCGAGACGACCGGGATGGAGCATGTGACCGTCGAGGTGGCGG is a genomic window containing:
- a CDS encoding TIR domain-containing protein, whose product is MSTRLFVSHSWSYSERYNAMVNLLNNCPYFNFTNYSVPETKAFGLMAQYKMKDELQDQIWPVNCVIIIGGMWANHSDWIKFKMDFAKSINKPVLGVRPRGAQVMPVAVTLASNLVVSWNSDSIVAGIRQIT
- a CDS encoding DUF4231 domain-containing protein, giving the protein MTKPDLEYPALYDSANNGAIRAQSRFLRTVRLEYSLLFCVSVASATRGISGINPLLITLLLVVLAGLFVFKIFKRLDQDWYRCRALAESVKTSTWRFSMRAHPFEDTSSIEVPKTNFRNLLKDILQTNRHIAANLETSVTEQVTGSMIEIRKLPLNQRMDYYVRNRIDNQQAWYSKKSTASKAALSFWVVATIVLYIIAAIALNAEQLGLPSATLAFDPLIVIVTSALGWLQMKRHGELMASYNLTAHEIGILLGDLEAVKTEDEFSDLINEAELAFSREHTQWVARRDAN
- a CDS encoding helix-turn-helix transcriptional regulator gives rise to the protein MELANMVEVSRKTINTVENGVFVPSTTLALRLARCLGVSVEDLFTLSD
- a CDS encoding phytanoyl-CoA dioxygenase family protein; this translates as MTGLTADQVENFINDGFVKVEDAFSRDLAEVCRNELWADMGLSPDRREKWTEPVVRIGWKSSPPFVAATNTPRLHAAYDTLVGEGRWLVPQGLGTFPIRFPSQESAGDDGWHVDMSFGTGNPDFMEWRANVMSSGRALLMLFLFSDVGPDDAPTRIRKGSHATIARELLPHGKAGATLRQLSTGGYASTQECEVALATGAAGTVYLCHPFVVHAAQPHHGTDPRFMAHPPLVPSMEFDPKLAPSPVQVAIRKACGLTI
- a CDS encoding AraC family transcriptional regulator, with the translated sequence MYLDVRRDWLAYVDEIPRALVAANAVATLDALEQSPRHHHQKAQLLFTVRGVVNCEVDGAVWIVPPQCAVWIPGGLPHSVFGSGEVECLSLFIDPPDSANLPKDCCTITVSRFFRELLLRANALPDLYDVDGPDGRIVSVLFDELAAAPVEDLCLPIPGDPRLKKLTDLLIAAPADHASVAEWASRVALSERSLSRLLADEVGMSFGRWRRQLHIVLALRRLSAGQSVQAVAIDLGYESASSFVTMFRKMVGKPPGRYLLERNRLR
- a CDS encoding cation diffusion facilitator family transporter; protein product: MGHKHTHDHDHGQGHDHAHGHAGHSHGPTLSANDSPEARRSKERAILTAAVLTGGFMGAEVIGGLISGSLALLADAGHMLTDFASLLLAWFAFRLARRPADWKRTYGFDRFSVLAAFVNGVTLFAIAGWIVVEAIQRLRDPHEVLGGLMLWVAVGGLVVNILAFWVLSRAEGDNLNVRAAALHVMGDLLGSVAAIAASLVIIWTGWTPIDPILSVLVALLILRSAWSVVRESGHILLEGAPAGFDARAVATDLEATLPGVARAYHVHAWSITQERPMATLEIELAPGAVADDVRRAVKGRVRETTGMEHVTVEVAAGAEHRRG